TTGGCCGAGGCACGCAGGGCGCTCAGCGCGGCCACCCCGTCGGCGGACAACGGCGAGCCGGTGTTGGCCGCCCGAAGCTCGCCGCCGGTCAGCGCGAGCCGCAGCGTTCCCCCCAGACCCGCCTCGGCGGCGGCGTCCGCCGCGTTCTGCGCGAGTTCGATCAGCAGCCGGTCTCGATACCCGCCGAAGCGCAGGTCGTCCTCGCTGTTGGCATCCTCCCGGAACCGAGTGGGCGAGCTGCGCCAGGCGAGCAGGACGGACTCACGCAGTCGCGCCGTGCCGAAGGGATCGGCCGTGGGCTCCTGCGTCGGAGCTGCCTCCGTCACGTGGTCGAGCCGCCGTCATCGACGGGCTTCGCGGCGCTGGACGTCGAATCGGGGGCCTGCTCGGCGGCGGAGGCCTTCGCCGTCTTCGTGTTCTTCGCCGACCTCGTCGCCCGGCGCGCACGCGCGGGCTTGACGGCCTGCTCGGACTGCTCGGCGGGTGCGGTCGACTCGGGTGTCTCGCCCGGCTCGGACGGCGTGTCCCTTCCGGCCCGCCCGCTCGGCTCGCCTGCCGACGTGCGACCGCGACGGGTGCGGACCCGCTTCGGGCGCGACGTGTCGGGGATCGCCTCGCCGCTCGTCGCGGGGATGGCGGCGGGGTCGGCGTGGGCCTCGGTCTCCTGAACCGCCGTGTCCGGGCTCGGTGTGCCTGCCTCGGCCGCGTCGCCGGGCTCCGGTCGGACCTCGCCCGCCTCGGGGGCCGGGCTGCCCGACGTCTCGGCGACCGCGGTCGTCTCGACGGTGTTCTCGACGGGAGCGTCGGTGCTGCTCTCAGGGGCCGTGCCGTCGGCGGCGGGGCCCTCGGCGGTGGTGCCCTCGGCCGGGCTCTCGGCGGCGGCCGGGTCGACGTCCGCGGCGTCCGCATCGGCATCCGTGCCGAGAGGACGGACGGTGCCCACCGGGATCAGCTCGACCCCGGCATCGTCGAAGACGACCTCCGCCACCGGAACCGGCGAGGCGTTGTCCACCTCGGCGTCGGAGTGCGCGCCACAGCCGTACTCGGCGTGGACGACACGGCCGTCGGCCGGGGCCATCTCATTACCGCACGCCCCGAAGGCTGCTCGGAGCGAACCGGCGAGGGGAAGATAGAAACCGCAGGTCCCGCAGTGCGCGGGCGCGCTGCGGGCCATCTGTGCCTCGGGGCCGAAGTCGCTCTGGAACCAGCGTCGTGCCGTCTCCACCCGGCCGTGCCGACCGAGGAGCCTGCGCCTGCCGAGGCCCAGCTCCCTGGCCACCTCTTCGACCGCGGGATCGTCGCTGGCCAGGTAGCCGGGCACCAGCCTGGGGTCGTCGGGCGCCGAGGGCAGCAGATCGCCGACGCCCAGATCACCCGCCCGGACCCGCTGATCCCACGGCAGCCAGTCCGGCGCCACGAGCGCGTCCGGCCCCGGGAGCAGCACCACCTCGCTGACGGTGACCGGGGTGCCGGGACCCGCGAAGGCGACCGTCACCGCCCACCGCCAGCCGACGTACCCGGCGTGCGTGGCGACGAACTGGTGGGTGGCCGAGGAGTCGTCCTCCGCCTGGACTCCGACGTGCTCGCCGACCAGCTCCTCACCCGCCTCCGACTGGGCGGCGGCCCTCGCCTGCTCGACGGCCTCGGCCAGAGCCCGGTCGGGCTGACGGACAGACGTCGCCGCCACGCCGACCTGACCGGACGGTGGTTCCGGCACGAACCTCGGGGTGCTGGGAGACATCACCCCTCCGATTGTGCCGGACGTCTTCTGCTCCGCTGCGTCCCGTGCCACGCTGTCAGAGTGGGCCCGCGCAGATCCACCTTGTCGAGGACCGTCGTGCTGATGTTCTGCGGCCTGTTGGCGGCAGGATGCGGCGTGTTTCCGGAGGCTCCTGCACAAGACGATCGACAGTCCGACGGCGATCACTCCGACCACGACGCTGCGCACTCGGGCAGCGTCCCACAGCGCTACGACGTCGAGGTCCTCGAGACCCGACCGCACGATCCCGACGCCTTCACCCAGGGATTCGAGATCGCAGGCGACATCCTCTACGAGGGCACCGGGCTGGTGGGCCGGTCGTCCCTCCGTGCGACGGATCCGGTGACCGGCGAGGTACTCGACCAGGTCGACCTGCCCAGTCCGCTCTTCGGCGAGGGCATCACCGTCGTCGACGATCGGGTCTGGCAGTTGACCTGGCAGAACAACGTCGCATTGTTACGGGATCGCGACACGCTCGCCGAGCTGGACCGCTTCGAGTACCCCGGCGAGGGCTGGGGCATCTGCCATGACGGCACCAGACTGGTGATGAGCGACGGCACCGATCAGCTCCAGTTCCGCGATCCGGAGAGCTTCGCCCTGCTCGGCTCGGTCCGGGTTCGGCAGGAGGGCGAGCCGCGTCACCAGCTCAACGAGCTGGAATGCGTCGACGGCCAGGTGTGGTCCAACGTCTGGTTCAGCGACGACATCCTGCGGATCGACCCGGACAGCGGCGAGGTGACCGGCGTGGTCGACGCCACCGGCCTGCTGCCGCCCGAGCAGCGGCCGGGCGCCGACGTGCTCAACGGCATCGCCGCGATACCCGACACCGACGAGTTCCTGCTCACGGGCAAGCACTGGCCGAGCACCTTCCGGGTCCGATTCGTCCCTTCGGAGTGACCGGGCGATCGGCGTGAACTCGACGGCGATCTTCCGGCGACGGGGATTCACCGCCGCGACCAGGCCCGCGTAAGGGCTCGCGTACGGCAGGATTGACCCCGTGCTGCGTTCCGATCCGCCAGAAGAGCCCGACCGTCGTCGCGGCCGTGCCGGGCGGAAGGGCATGCTGCGCCCGAGCCGCCGCACCGAGATCGAGCACCACGACGGGCGGGATCGTGACGACGCGGCCGAGGCGAGGACGCCCCGAGACACGTCGCCGCGCAGGCAGCCGCCCGCCCGCAGGCCTGATCGTGTCGAGCCGGACCGGCCGCGAAAGCGACGGCCTGCGCGCTATGCCGACGAGTACGACCAGGAGGAGTACGACCGCGAGGAGCGTCGAAGCCGAGGCGCGCGGTCGGCATCACCCGGCGACGCACGCGGCGAGGATCGCTACCTCGACGACCGCGGACGGGATCGAGGCGACCGATACTCCGACGAGGGACGCACCCGCGACTACCGGGACGACGACCGGGCCCGCGACGACAGGGATCATCGCGGCGATCGGCACCACCGGGTCCGGCGCGACGGACGCGCCCGATCCGACGGCGGATACTCGGACGATCGCCGCGGCGACGAACGCTACGGCGGCGACGGCCGTGACGACGAGCGATACCGGCGCCGCTACGCCGACGACCGGTACGCCGACGACCGGTACGAGGACGACCGGTACGAGGACGACCGCCGCCGGGATGACCGCTACGGGCCTGATCGTCGCGAGAGTGATCGTCGCGAGAGTGATCGTCGCGAGAGTGATCGTCGCGAGAGTGATCGTCGCGAGAGTGATCGTCGCGAGAGTGATCGCCCTCGGGACGACCGGTACGAGGACGAGTACACGGACCTGGACGACCACGATCCCGACGATCGGACTCGACGCAGGCAGGACGAGCCGCGCGACCGGTCGCCCCGGCGATCGGACCCCGATGACGAGCACCACACGTACGCGGCGAGGGCGGACGGCCGCCGGAACCGACCGGATCACGATCGGCGGGCTGGCGGTCGCGACGATCACCGCGACCACCACCGCGAAGGTCGCCCGCCGAGGGAACGGAGCGGCGAGGACCGCGATCGCTACGGCGACGAGCGGTACGGCGACGGCCACGACCGCGATCGTTACGGCGACGACGGCTATGACGACGGCGAGCCCCGGCGCGGCGAGCCGGGCACGCGCCGACCGCGGAGCCGGGACGACACCGAGGAGCGCCTCGGCGACCGGGCCGTGCCCGCCCGCCGGGTCGATCACCCGGCCGACGAGGAGCCGGCCGACAGCGCGCACCACCCCGAGCATCCCCGAGGCCCGAAGAAGCTGACCGTCACCCGCGTGGCGATGTATCGGAGCAGGCAGCTCACCGGCCAGGCCGTCCAGGCGTTCCGCCGGGCCGCGCACGCCGACGGCGCGGACAAGTCCGGGCTGAACCGCCTCACCTACGCCGTGATGATGAACTACGCGGTCGACGCCGCCATCGCGGTCGCCCTGGCCAACACCTTGTTCTTCTCGGCGGCCACCGGTGAGAGCCGGGGCCGGGTGGCGCTCTACCTGCTGATCACCGTCGCCCCCTTCGCACTGATCGCCCCGGTGATCGGGCCGGCGCTCGACCGCCTGCAGCGCGGCAGGCGCATCGCCCTGGCGTCGTCCTTCGCCACCCGTGTCGCGCTGCTGGCGGTGATGGCCGTCAACTTCGACAGCTGGCTGCTGTATCCGGCGGCCCTGGGCTGCATGGTGATGTCGAAGTCGTTCGGGGTGCTCAAGGGCGCGGTCACCCCACGAGTGCTGCCCTCGGAGATCACGCTCGTCGAGACGAACGCTCGACTCAACATCTTCGGACTGGCCGCGGGCGGGGTGTTCGGCGCGCTGGCCAGCGGGCTGGCCGCGGTGTTCGACTCGGACGGCGCACTGTGGTTCGCCGTGCTCCTGGCCGGGGCGGGCGCGGTCCTGTGCCTGCGCATCCCGGCGTGGGTGGAGGTCACCGAGGGCGAGGTCCCCGCCTCGCTGAGCGCCCGACCGCGCAAGGCACGCCGACAGCCCATGGGCCCGAACGTGGTCGTCGGCCTCTGGGGCACCGGCACGGCCCGCACCCTGACCGGCTTCCTCACCTTCTTCGCCGCCTTCGTCGTGAAGGCCGAGACCGAGGAGTCGGCAGGCGTCCAGGTGATGCTGCTCGGGCTGATCGTCGGTGCGGCGGGGCTCGGCAACTTCGTCGGCAACGGCGTCGGCGCCCGACTGCGGATGGGCAGACCGCATCAGGTGATCCTCATCTCGGTGGGCGCGGCGCTGGCGACGACCGTGTTCGCCGCGATCGTGCCAGGCATCCTCACCGCGGCGCTGGTGGCGCTGGTCGGCTCGACGGCCAGCGCGCTCGCCAAGATCTCACTGGACTCCGTCGTGCAGCGGGAGATGTCGGAGGAGTCTCGGGCCTCCGCCTTCGGGCGCTCGGAGACGATCCTGCAACTCGCCTGGGTCTTCGGCGGCGTGCTCGGACTGCTGCTGCCGCCCTCGTACTGGATCGGTTTCACGGTGCTGTCGGTACTGCTGGTCCTCGGCCTGGTGCAGACGGTGCTGACGAGCAGGGGCCGGTCTCTGCTGCCCTCCCGCGGCTTCCGACCCGGCGGGCCGCCCGCGCCGGATCGACGGGACGCTCCCCGGCGGCCGCAGCTCGGCAGGGGTCGGTCGGACGACGTGGCACCCCGGTCCCCGTCGACGGCGACGGCCATCGAGGCCCCGCCGGATCGGTGAGGCTCGGCGAGTAGCTCGATGCCGTCGGCAGACGGCGGTACCGGGATCGCCGCCGGGCCCGACGGACGCGACTCCGGTACGTCGCCCACCACCCGGTCGGCCGCCGGGCGGCGGCGAACTAGGCTGCCTGTCGTGTCCGACGCCCCGCCGGTGAACAGGTCCCGGCTCGCCAGACTCGCCGCGACCATGCTGGCCTGCCTCACGGTGGCGGGCTGCGCAGCCCCGGCCACGCCCAGGGTGAGCTTCTACGCGGATCGCGAGACCATCCATGTCGAGCCCGCGCAGCTCTGCGACGCCCAGCTGACCGAATGCTCGGTGAACGAGGCCGCCGTGGGAGTGCTGCGGGTCCCGCCGGGTGCACCGCTGCAGATCTCGGTGCCGCATCACGTCGGGGACACGCCGTGGCAGGTGGTCTTCCGCTATCGGGTGGACGGCGAGGTGGTGGACGGCCGCAGCGAGGTGTTCGCGCCGGAGGAACGGCTGGCCTACACCCTGCGGCTGCCCGAGGCGGATGCTCAGCTGGAGGCCGTGGAGGTCCAGCGGTTCGGCGCGGTCCTCGTCGAGGACCCGGAGACCGGGGTCGGCTTCATCACCAGCGGGATCTGGGTGCTCTCCGTCGACGATCGCTGACCGACTCCCGGCCGAGCCTGTGACGAGGGTGCTACTCCGGTCGAAGAGGGCGTCGCCCCGCCGAGGCGATGATGTCGGCGCCTGCCGGATCGGCGGCCAGGGCGGCCTCGAAGTCCTCCTTCGGCAGCACGGTGTTCCCGGCGAGGTACACCGTCTCCGGCGGGTCGTCATGACCCATGGGCAGGTCGTCCCAGTAATTCCCGAGGAACGCGACGTGACGCAACGGCGGCGCGACCGTCAGCACCGCGGGCGTGTCGCCTCGATGGACGACGTTGCCTGCGACGGTCACCCAGGCCGCGCCGTAGTCGGTGTAGAGGCCGAAGTTGTACGAGGTGATCGTGTCGTGGATGACGTTGCCTCGCAGCACCGTGCCGCCCGCGAAGGACGAGCCCTGCGGCGCCGAGACGTAGATGCCGCCGCCGTCGGCCAACACCGTCATCGTGTGGTGGATGAGGTTTCCGATGATCTGCGCTCCGCGAGCGCTCTCGCCGCCGAGGACGACGATGCCCGCGTGCGGCACGTCACGAACCTCGTTGTGGCGCACGACGACGTCCCGTGTCGCGGCGAGCAGGATCGCGGGCGAGCCTCGGTACTCGGCGCCGACGGCATGCACCAGGTTGTCCTCGACGAGACAGTCCGCGGCCTGCCGCACCGCGATGCCGCTGCCGGACACGTCGTGAACGGTGTTGCCGC
This genomic stretch from Actinoalloteichus hoggarensis harbors:
- a CDS encoding glutaminyl-peptide cyclotransferase produces the protein MGPRRSTLSRTVVLMFCGLLAAGCGVFPEAPAQDDRQSDGDHSDHDAAHSGSVPQRYDVEVLETRPHDPDAFTQGFEIAGDILYEGTGLVGRSSLRATDPVTGEVLDQVDLPSPLFGEGITVVDDRVWQLTWQNNVALLRDRDTLAELDRFEYPGEGWGICHDGTRLVMSDGTDQLQFRDPESFALLGSVRVRQEGEPRHQLNELECVDGQVWSNVWFSDDILRIDPDSGEVTGVVDATGLLPPEQRPGADVLNGIAAIPDTDEFLLTGKHWPSTFRVRFVPSE
- a CDS encoding MFS transporter, with the protein product MLRPSRRTEIEHHDGRDRDDAAEARTPRDTSPRRQPPARRPDRVEPDRPRKRRPARYADEYDQEEYDREERRSRGARSASPGDARGEDRYLDDRGRDRGDRYSDEGRTRDYRDDDRARDDRDHRGDRHHRVRRDGRARSDGGYSDDRRGDERYGGDGRDDERYRRRYADDRYADDRYEDDRYEDDRRRDDRYGPDRRESDRRESDRRESDRRESDRRESDRRESDRPRDDRYEDEYTDLDDHDPDDRTRRRQDEPRDRSPRRSDPDDEHHTYAARADGRRNRPDHDRRAGGRDDHRDHHREGRPPRERSGEDRDRYGDERYGDGHDRDRYGDDGYDDGEPRRGEPGTRRPRSRDDTEERLGDRAVPARRVDHPADEEPADSAHHPEHPRGPKKLTVTRVAMYRSRQLTGQAVQAFRRAAHADGADKSGLNRLTYAVMMNYAVDAAIAVALANTLFFSAATGESRGRVALYLLITVAPFALIAPVIGPALDRLQRGRRIALASSFATRVALLAVMAVNFDSWLLYPAALGCMVMSKSFGVLKGAVTPRVLPSEITLVETNARLNIFGLAAGGVFGALASGLAAVFDSDGALWFAVLLAGAGAVLCLRIPAWVEVTEGEVPASLSARPRKARRQPMGPNVVVGLWGTGTARTLTGFLTFFAAFVVKAETEESAGVQVMLLGLIVGAAGLGNFVGNGVGARLRMGRPHQVILISVGAALATTVFAAIVPGILTAALVALVGSTASALAKISLDSVVQREMSEESRASAFGRSETILQLAWVFGGVLGLLLPPSYWIGFTVLSVLLVLGLVQTVLTSRGRSLLPSRGFRPGGPPAPDRRDAPRRPQLGRGRSDDVAPRSPSTATAIEAPPDR
- a CDS encoding DUF2771 family protein, translating into MSDAPPVNRSRLARLAATMLACLTVAGCAAPATPRVSFYADRETIHVEPAQLCDAQLTECSVNEAAVGVLRVPPGAPLQISVPHHVGDTPWQVVFRYRVDGEVVDGRSEVFAPEERLAYTLRLPEADAQLEAVEVQRFGAVLVEDPETGVGFITSGIWVLSVDDR
- a CDS encoding DUF3027 domain-containing protein, with protein sequence MSPSTPRFVPEPPSGQVGVAATSVRQPDRALAEAVEQARAAAQSEAGEELVGEHVGVQAEDDSSATHQFVATHAGYVGWRWAVTVAFAGPGTPVTVSEVVLLPGPDALVAPDWLPWDQRVRAGDLGVGDLLPSAPDDPRLVPGYLASDDPAVEEVARELGLGRRRLLGRHGRVETARRWFQSDFGPEAQMARSAPAHCGTCGFYLPLAGSLRAAFGACGNEMAPADGRVVHAEYGCGAHSDAEVDNASPVPVAEVVFDDAGVELIPVGTVRPLGTDADADAADVDPAAAESPAEGTTAEGPAADGTAPESSTDAPVENTVETTAVAETSGSPAPEAGEVRPEPGDAAEAGTPSPDTAVQETEAHADPAAIPATSGEAIPDTSRPKRVRTRRGRTSAGEPSGRAGRDTPSEPGETPESTAPAEQSEQAVKPARARRATRSAKNTKTAKASAAEQAPDSTSSAAKPVDDGGSTT